The archaeon BMS3Bbin15 genome includes a region encoding these proteins:
- the albA_4 gene encoding antilisterial bacteriocin subtilosin biosynthesis protein AlbA — translation MSEKPVSVMWESTIACGLKCKHCKASAKTKPDPNELTTEESFELIEQIAEFGKPYPVLRITGGNALMRSDIFKLIKYSSELGISTTIAPSTTPLLNRKNIEMLKEAGVDVVALSIDGKDRATHDTFRGVDGTFGQLLKASKIMRELNLPFRLLTTVTRFNAEQLPDIMELAHKLGAKGWYLYMLIPTGRAKEEYALTPEEYEDIFNFIYDIMKEAPMVVNAIAGSEPYRRVAVLRRLVEKGDLGEDVLKQGKLYTNLRERLSKVLDSYQEPEVVQSIGSYRAKNRNFGKGIFVAHESEVYPSSFLPIELGNVRDSTLKEIYSGAKILGDMQNTEMLKGKCRVCEFNDICRGSRSRAYAVTGDYLAEDPYCVYTPGEIEIPDVNKERILEELRVTNFSRK, via the coding sequence ATGTCAGAGAAGCCAGTTTCTGTAATGTGGGAATCTACAATTGCATGCGGTTTAAAATGCAAACACTGCAAGGCATCCGCAAAAACGAAGCCAGACCCGAATGAGCTTACAACTGAAGAGAGCTTTGAGTTAATAGAACAGATTGCTGAATTCGGTAAGCCCTACCCTGTGCTCAGAATAACAGGTGGCAATGCCCTGATGCGCAGCGATATTTTCAAGCTTATAAAATATTCCAGTGAACTGGGTATAAGCACAACCATAGCTCCGAGCACAACACCATTGCTCAACAGGAAGAATATTGAAATGTTAAAAGAGGCCGGTGTGGATGTTGTTGCTCTCAGCATAGATGGTAAAGACAGAGCCACTCATGACACTTTTCGGGGAGTTGATGGCACCTTCGGGCAGCTTTTAAAGGCATCTAAAATCATGCGGGAGTTGAACCTTCCATTCAGGCTTTTAACAACTGTCACAAGATTCAATGCAGAACAGCTCCCGGACATAATGGAACTGGCACACAAACTCGGGGCAAAAGGATGGTATCTCTACATGCTAATACCAACAGGCAGGGCAAAGGAAGAGTATGCTCTGACGCCTGAGGAATATGAAGATATATTCAACTTCATCTATGATATAATGAAAGAAGCACCTATGGTTGTGAATGCAATCGCCGGTTCAGAGCCATACAGACGGGTTGCTGTTCTCAGAAGGCTGGTTGAAAAGGGAGATTTGGGTGAAGATGTTCTCAAGCAGGGAAAACTCTATACAAATCTCAGAGAAAGATTATCAAAGGTTCTGGATAGCTATCAGGAGCCAGAGGTTGTTCAGAGCATAGGAAGCTACAGGGCAAAGAACAGGAATTTCGGCAAGGGCATATTTGTTGCTCACGAGAGTGAAGTGTATCCTTCAAGCTTCCTGCCTATCGAACTGGGGAATGTGAGAGATAGCACTTTGAAGGAAATATATTCCGGGGCAAAGATTCTTGGTGATATGCAGAATACTGAGATGCTTAAGGGCAAGTGCAGAGTGTGTGAGTTTAATGATATATGCAGGGGGTCAAGGTCAAGAGCCTATGCTGTGACAGGGGATTATCTTGCTGAGGACCCTTATTGCGTCTATACTCCAGGTGAAATTGAGATTCCAGATGTGAATAAGGAGAGGATTCTTGAAGAGCTGAGAGTCACCAATTTCAGCAGAAAGTGA
- the mscS_2 gene encoding small-conductance mechanosensitive channel, translating to MDFNLFEITPSKYLNGLLIFIFFLIIAKIVDIFVTKTIKDAVSRTSWKFDDRIVEIIHYPLFFTILIAGILETTYYISPPMNISFYVSGVFKSLGVIIWTIALYRLTSVFMEALPAKISFFADAEKELAPLFENLTKVVIIGAAIMALLSVWNKNITPIVASAGIAGFAVAFAAKDTIANFFGGISVFMDKPYRIGDYVILDSGERGAVVAIGLRSTKMLTRDEVLISIPNSIMASSKIINQSAPKPRFRVRVPIGVAYGSDVDKVEEILIDIARGNEYVTKKPIPRVRFRSFGGYSLEFELLAWVIEPKYMGRVVHIINKEIYARFAEEGIEIPYPKMDIYMKK from the coding sequence ATGGATTTTAATCTATTTGAAATTACCCCATCAAAATATTTAAATGGTTTATTGATATTTATATTCTTTCTAATAATAGCTAAAATTGTTGATATTTTTGTAACTAAGACTATAAAAGATGCTGTTTCCAGGACGAGCTGGAAATTTGATGATAGAATAGTTGAAATTATCCATTATCCTCTATTCTTTACAATTTTAATAGCTGGTATTCTTGAAACGACATATTACATCTCTCCACCTATGAATATTAGTTTTTATGTTTCAGGTGTATTCAAGTCTTTGGGAGTAATAATATGGACCATTGCACTTTATAGACTCACCTCAGTTTTCATGGAGGCTTTACCTGCAAAAATTTCTTTTTTTGCAGATGCTGAGAAAGAGCTTGCTCCCCTGTTTGAAAATCTAACAAAAGTCGTAATTATTGGCGCAGCAATCATGGCACTTCTATCCGTCTGGAATAAGAATATTACACCTATTGTCGCATCCGCAGGTATTGCAGGATTTGCAGTAGCCTTTGCTGCCAAAGATACAATAGCAAACTTTTTTGGAGGAATAAGTGTTTTTATGGACAAACCATATAGGATTGGTGATTATGTTATTCTTGATTCTGGGGAGAGAGGTGCAGTTGTTGCCATTGGTCTGAGAAGCACAAAAATGCTCACGAGGGATGAAGTGCTTATAAGCATACCAAACTCTATAATGGCAAGTTCGAAAATAATCAATCAAAGCGCTCCTAAACCAAGGTTTAGAGTTAGAGTTCCTATAGGGGTTGCATATGGTAGTGATGTTGATAAGGTTGAGGAAATTCTTATTGATATCGCCCGTGGAAATGAATATGTTACTAAGAAACCAATACCCAGGGTAAGATTCAGGAGCTTTGGTGGTTATTCCCTTGAATTTGAGCTTCTGGCATGGGTGATTGAGCCAAAGTACATGGGTAGGGTGGTTCATATTATCAATAAGGAGATATATGCTCGATTTGCTGAAGAAGGCATAGAGATACCATATCCAAAGATGGATATCTACATGAAAAAGTAA